Proteins co-encoded in one Candidatus Moraniibacteriota bacterium genomic window:
- a CDS encoding class II fructose-bisphosphate aldolase, producing MITSVKEILNKAQKGGYAVGAFNTTNLETTRAIIDAAKEMNSPVIIQVTEKTLEYAGGRAIFQLIKNCAEFYAPDIPIGIHLDHGRNLEIIERCVDVIGFNSVMYDGSRKAYEDNVLATRKVVELYHKKNVCVQGELGSVPYIGETSMAGEIDWDKYMTDPDQAADYYCRTGIDALAVAIGNAHGFFKERKEPDYERLEAIHKKIPIPLILHGASDWENGKVKEVIARGVCCFNVDTAIRLSFINSIVKMARQQNDISFDIRKVLGDAQEAVKNAVKERIRYYGSEGKAPGKEKIECVDHS from the coding sequence ATGATTACATCTGTTAAAGAAATTTTAAACAAAGCTCAAAAAGGCGGATATGCAGTCGGAGCATTTAATACGACAAACCTGGAAACTACAAGAGCTATTATTGATGCTGCCAAAGAAATGAATAGTCCGGTTATTATTCAAGTGACTGAGAAAACATTGGAATATGCAGGTGGTCGTGCCATATTTCAGTTAATAAAAAATTGTGCAGAATTTTATGCCCCTGATATTCCAATTGGTATCCATCTCGATCATGGTAGAAATTTAGAAATAATTGAACGTTGTGTTGATGTGATAGGCTTTAATTCGGTAATGTATGATGGTTCGAGGAAAGCCTATGAAGATAATGTGCTTGCAACAAGAAAAGTTGTTGAATTGTATCATAAAAAAAATGTATGTGTTCAAGGAGAATTAGGGAGTGTTCCTTATATTGGTGAAACTTCAATGGCTGGTGAAATTGATTGGGATAAATATATGACTGATCCCGATCAGGCTGCAGACTATTATTGCCGTACAGGCATAGACGCTTTAGCTGTGGCTATCGGTAATGCGCACGGATTCTTTAAAGAACGCAAGGAACCGGATTATGAACGACTTGAAGCTATTCATAAAAAAATTCCCATACCGCTTATTTTACATGGGGCGTCCGATTGGGAAAACGGTAAAGTAAAGGAAGTAATTGCACGCGGTGTATGTTGTTTCAACGTAGATACAGCCATAAGGTTGTCTTTTATAAATAGTATTGTTAAAATGGCGCGCCAGCAGAATGATATATCTTTTGATATAAGGAAAGTTTTGGGTGATGCTCAAGAAGCTGTAAAAAATGCAGTCAAAGAAAGGATCCGCTATTATGGCAGTGAAGGAAAAGCTCCGGGAAAAGAAAAAATTGAATGTGTTGATCATTCATAA
- a CDS encoding nickel-dependent hydrogenase large subunit: MSLNINYIANIESQTDIISEIIKGNLRSHKLRLLRDSRIIENVIIGRYYKEMPTIVQRICGNCSVSHNMASIKAIEKAMKIEVSEETIKFRKIIECAQFIYSHSFNLFILSVVHSMNIENELQSADEYSEETKKIQKIREYGIEIINLIGGRTIHPLTNEVGGFKKVPTKNEIKNLISKGEEILPAMIEIADFFKNIKLPNFSRPTEYICLKSNGEYAMYDGDVVSNKGLYVSKNDIENNFYAFHRPKEIIKRINPDSKTSYMVGAIARVNNNYDKLSNNAKRYLESLNFNKMDYNPFHNILYKAAEIIHCIEESTKLLREIANVDFTGALTKEYTVQEGRAAAAIEDPRGTLYYWVDIDAKGYIKNINIITPTAQFLSNLEDDISVFIPGIKNVSEKEKEKKIRAFIRAYDPCMGCITR, encoded by the coding sequence ATGTCTCTAAACATAAATTACATCGCGAATATCGAAAGTCAAACCGATATTATATCGGAAATTATTAAAGGTAATCTGAGGAGCCATAAATTGCGATTATTGAGGGATTCTCGTATTATCGAAAATGTCATAATAGGCCGGTACTACAAAGAAATGCCTACTATTGTCCAAAGAATTTGCGGAAATTGCTCAGTTTCTCATAATATGGCATCCATTAAGGCTATTGAAAAAGCCATGAAAATTGAGGTTAGTGAAGAAACAATAAAGTTTAGAAAAATTATAGAATGTGCCCAATTTATTTATTCTCATTCTTTCAATCTTTTTATTCTGTCGGTAGTTCATTCTATGAATATTGAAAATGAATTACAATCAGCTGATGAATACAGTGAAGAAACAAAAAAAATTCAAAAAATAAGAGAATATGGAATTGAGATCATAAATTTAATAGGTGGAAGAACAATACACCCACTGACAAATGAAGTTGGGGGGTTTAAAAAAGTTCCAACAAAAAATGAAATAAAAAATCTTATATCAAAAGGAGAAGAAATACTGCCGGCAATGATAGAAATAGCTGATTTTTTTAAAAATATAAAATTGCCTAATTTTAGTCGGCCAACAGAATACATTTGTCTTAAAAGTAATGGAGAATACGCTATGTATGATGGAGACGTTGTTTCTAATAAGGGATTATATGTAAGCAAAAATGATATTGAAAACAATTTTTATGCTTTTCACCGTCCAAAGGAAATTATTAAAAGAATCAATCCGGACAGCAAAACGAGTTATATGGTCGGGGCTATTGCCAGGGTCAATAATAATTATGATAAGCTTTCAAATAATGCAAAAAGATATTTAGAATCATTGAATTTTAACAAAATGGACTATAATCCATTTCATAATATTTTATACAAAGCAGCTGAAATCATACATTGCATTGAGGAATCAACAAAATTATTAAGAGAAATTGCTAATGTAGACTTTACAGGTGCACTAACTAAAGAATACACTGTCCAAGAAGGTAGAGCAGCGGCAGCTATTGAAGATCCGCGAGGAACATTGTATTATTGGGTTGATATAGATGCTAAGGGTTATATAAAAAATATTAATATTATTACGCCAACGGCGCAGTTCTTGTCTAATCTTGAAGATGATATTTCGGTTTTTATTCCTGGGATAAAAAATGTTAGTGAAAAAGAAAAAGAAAAAAAGATTCGCGCATTTATTCGGGCATATGATCCTTGCATGGGTTGCATAACGCGTTAG
- the gap gene encoding type I glyceraldehyde-3-phosphate dehydrogenase: MLKIAINGFGRIGRPSFKIAFEKEDMEVVAINDLTDIETSAHLLKYDSSYGIYVRRVSADRENNEIIIDGKPIKYFSEKDPTNLPWDKLEVDVVLECTGVFLDQISAQKHIDAGAKKVVMSAPPKDETPVYLLGVNEKEYKNESIISNGSCTTNCLAPMIKVLDDLCEVEQGFMTTTHSYTNDQNLLDLPHRDLRRARAAAMSIIPTTTGAAKTVGKVLTHLKGKLDGIALRVPTPVVSIVDFICTVKNPKNIEEINEAFANASKGELKGILDVTKEELVSIDYKMNPHSAIVDLPLTMSQGKMVKIVGWYDNEWGYSNRLVETAEYISK; encoded by the coding sequence ATGTTAAAAATAGCAATAAATGGTTTTGGACGAATAGGCCGTCCTTCATTCAAGATTGCCTTTGAAAAAGAAGATATGGAAGTAGTCGCAATTAATGATCTTACTGATATAGAAACAAGTGCTCATCTGCTTAAGTATGATTCTTCTTACGGAATATATGTTAGGAGAGTTTCTGCAGACAGAGAAAATAATGAAATAATAATAGATGGCAAACCCATTAAGTATTTTTCTGAAAAGGATCCAACCAATCTCCCGTGGGATAAATTGGAAGTTGATGTGGTGCTTGAATGCACGGGAGTTTTTCTTGATCAAATCTCAGCGCAAAAGCACATTGATGCTGGTGCTAAAAAAGTTGTTATGTCAGCTCCGCCAAAAGACGAAACGCCAGTGTACCTATTGGGTGTAAACGAGAAGGAGTATAAAAATGAATCAATTATTTCTAACGGATCTTGTACTACCAATTGCTTGGCGCCAATGATAAAAGTTCTTGATGATTTATGCGAAGTTGAACAAGGTTTTATGACAACTACCCATTCCTATACTAATGACCAGAACTTATTGGATCTGCCCCATAGAGATTTGAGACGCGCCAGAGCTGCAGCTATGAGTATTATCCCGACAACCACTGGAGCTGCTAAAACGGTCGGCAAGGTTCTGACTCACCTCAAAGGAAAGCTGGACGGCATTGCTTTAAGAGTCCCAACTCCTGTTGTTTCGATTGTTGATTTTATTTGTACAGTCAAAAATCCGAAAAATATAGAAGAAATTAATGAAGCTTTTGCTAATGCTTCCAAGGGAGAGTTAAAAGGTATTTTGGATGTCACAAAAGAAGAATTAGTTTCTATAGATTATAAAATGAATCCACATAGCGCTATTGTAGATTTGCCGCTGACTATGTCTCAGGGAAAAATGGTTAAAATAGTCGGGTGGTATGATAATGAATGGGGATATTCCAATAGGCTAGTAGAAACGGCTGAATATATTTCTAAATAA
- a CDS encoding AAA family ATPase, producing the protein MYLKKVEISGFKSFANKVTLEFLPAGNFNSDSKNKGITSIVGPNGSGKSNVADAIKWAMGEQSMKTLRGKKSEDVIFAGSGTKARLSSAHVSLYFDNKDKRIPLEFSEVEISRKIYRSGESEYLINGSKTRLIDVVDLLAKAGIGKESYCVINQGMSDAFLNASSIDRRSVLEDAAGVKQYQIKKQRAAKKIDWTRENMERVSGLIREIEPHLKMLKRQAQKAQQGKEIAEKLKERQNKLFSFLWHQFQLEQEQFSREKDSLGALMMNTQREVDKINDELSKESADAQESKKQNELEKKQSEIRQKINEIERELIISEGRIVVEKEKMASQKIIEIIPVDLKYVQEKIKHIREAQERLIKEVEGAESLEELQDIKEHARAIQQQLHDLYEESGKGEVSVKKDNSKETQEIQNKINELENKKKDLLSSENKLKTELEKTEKEINQEMQKAKELRERFFQLERESRNKQEQLSGLKDQFNEAKIKLAKIEVREEDLTNEIKNSLKQDPGELKYDGQSVEKEILEHEIERLKMQMEQIGGIDPMIVQEYNETSARFDFLTQELKDLADALISLEAVIKEMDQRINSEFEKAFEQINKEFTKYFRTIFGGGNAYLTKIKIPPRGVYEEKNNENQENIEEVENEEEKKEEKRYEIGIDIYACPPGKKIANLPMLSGGERSLTALALLFAVISYNPPPFAILDEVEAALDEANSRRFGKILQDLSDSTQFIAITHNRETMRQSALLYGVTMGEDGISKLLSVKIDQVDQSGEIIPKK; encoded by the coding sequence ATGTATTTAAAAAAAGTTGAAATATCAGGATTTAAATCTTTTGCCAACAAAGTCACACTGGAATTTTTGCCAGCGGGAAATTTTAATAGTGACTCCAAAAACAAAGGCATAACTTCTATTGTCGGACCTAATGGATCAGGAAAGTCTAATGTGGCAGATGCAATAAAATGGGCCATGGGGGAACAGTCCATGAAAACGCTTCGTGGCAAAAAATCAGAAGATGTTATTTTTGCTGGTTCGGGAACAAAAGCCAGACTGTCTAGTGCGCATGTTTCTCTTTATTTTGACAATAAAGATAAGCGTATTCCTTTGGAATTTTCTGAAGTCGAAATATCTAGGAAGATTTACCGTAGTGGAGAATCAGAATATCTTATTAATGGCAGTAAGACTCGACTTATTGATGTTGTCGATTTATTAGCCAAAGCCGGCATAGGAAAAGAAAGTTACTGTGTTATCAATCAAGGCATGTCAGATGCTTTTCTAAATGCATCTTCCATAGATAGGCGCAGTGTTCTGGAAGATGCAGCCGGAGTGAAGCAATATCAGATTAAAAAACAGCGAGCAGCTAAGAAAATTGATTGGACCAGAGAAAACATGGAAAGGGTAAGTGGGCTTATACGCGAAATAGAACCTCATCTAAAGATGCTTAAGCGCCAGGCGCAAAAAGCCCAGCAAGGAAAAGAAATTGCAGAGAAACTCAAAGAAAGACAAAATAAACTATTTTCTTTTTTGTGGCACCAATTTCAGTTAGAACAGGAACAATTTTCACGGGAAAAAGATAGCCTTGGAGCTTTAATGATGAATACGCAGAGGGAAGTAGATAAGATAAATGATGAACTAAGTAAGGAATCGGCTGATGCACAGGAATCAAAAAAACAAAATGAGTTAGAGAAAAAACAGTCGGAAATAAGGCAAAAAATAAATGAAATCGAACGAGAGCTTATTATTTCAGAGGGGCGCATTGTAGTTGAAAAAGAAAAAATGGCCAGCCAAAAAATAATAGAAATTATTCCGGTTGATCTCAAATATGTTCAGGAAAAAATTAAACATATCCGTGAAGCACAGGAAAGATTGATAAAAGAAGTTGAAGGAGCAGAAAGCCTAGAAGAATTGCAAGATATTAAAGAGCATGCACGGGCTATCCAACAGCAGTTGCATGATTTATATGAAGAATCAGGAAAAGGAGAAGTTTCAGTAAAAAAGGATAATTCAAAAGAAACGCAGGAAATTCAAAATAAAATCAACGAGTTGGAAAATAAGAAAAAAGATCTACTTAGCTCAGAAAATAAATTAAAAACCGAACTTGAAAAAACAGAAAAGGAAATAAACCAAGAAATGCAGAAAGCAAAGGAGTTGAGAGAAAGATTTTTCCAATTAGAACGTGAATCCAGAAACAAACAGGAGCAACTTTCTGGCCTAAAAGACCAATTTAATGAAGCAAAAATAAAATTAGCTAAGATAGAGGTTCGTGAGGAGGATTTAACCAATGAAATAAAGAATTCTCTCAAACAGGATCCAGGCGAACTCAAATATGACGGCCAATCTGTAGAAAAAGAAATATTGGAACATGAAATAGAGCGCTTGAAGATGCAAATGGAACAAATCGGAGGAATTGATCCGATGATTGTTCAGGAATATAACGAAACAAGTGCCCGTTTCGATTTTCTTACCCAGGAGCTCAAAGATTTGGCTGATGCTTTAATATCATTAGAAGCTGTTATAAAAGAGATGGATCAGCGTATAAATTCCGAGTTTGAAAAAGCTTTTGAACAGATCAACAAGGAATTCACAAAATATTTCCGGACTATTTTTGGAGGTGGCAATGCTTATCTGACTAAAATTAAAATTCCTCCGCGTGGCGTTTATGAAGAAAAAAATAACGAAAATCAAGAAAATATTGAAGAAGTTGAAAATGAGGAAGAAAAAAAAGAAGAAAAAAGATATGAAATTGGCATTGACATTTATGCCTGCCCTCCGGGCAAGAAAATTGCCAATCTGCCCATGCTTTCTGGTGGAGAAAGGTCTTTGACGGCTCTAGCATTATTATTTGCCGTTATCTCATATAATCCACCGCCATTCGCCATCCTGGATGAAGTTGAAGCTGCACTTGATGAAGCTAACTCCAGAAGGTTTGGAAAAATTTTGCAGGATCTTTCTGATTCGACCCAGTTTATAGCTATTACTCATAACCGCGAAACTATGCGTCAGTCAGCTCTATTATATGGTGTGACAATGGGAGAGGATGGAATTTCAAAACTGCTTTCAGTAAAGATTGACCAGGTTGATCAGAGTGGAGAAATTATTCCAAAAAAATAG
- a CDS encoding HU family DNA-binding protein: MAKMTKSQVVTALSEKTGLAKKEVAGFLDNLSALAYGEVKKNGEFVLPGFGKMVKAKRKARVGVNPATGEKIQIAAKTVVKFRLAKAAKEAVL, encoded by the coding sequence ATGGCAAAAATGACGAAGTCACAGGTTGTGACAGCTTTGTCTGAAAAAACAGGCTTGGCAAAAAAAGAGGTTGCTGGATTTCTTGACAATCTCTCAGCACTTGCTTACGGAGAAGTAAAAAAGAATGGAGAATTTGTTCTCCCAGGTTTTGGAAAAATGGTAAAAGCAAAACGCAAAGCTAGAGTAGGAGTTAATCCTGCAACTGGAGAAAAGATCCAAATTGCCGCAAAAACTGTGGTTAAGTTCCGCTTGGCAAAAGCTGCAAAAGAAGCAGTTCTTTAG
- the rpsP gene encoding 30S ribosomal protein S16, giving the protein MLAIRFERVGRKNKAQFRIVLQEHTVAPGGRHVAVLGNYDPHQKKAVFKAEKIKEWIAKGAQVSDSVYNLFIREGVIEGKKRSIKMEKPKTKEIPAEPVEEEAKTEEPKVEETKSENPVAEIKEEIKTEEPKVETVKEIIAEIKEEVKPEEPKIEEAVK; this is encoded by the coding sequence ATGTTAGCAATTAGATTTGAAAGAGTTGGAAGAAAAAATAAAGCTCAATTCAGAATTGTGCTACAGGAACACACTGTCGCTCCGGGAGGGCGTCATGTTGCTGTGCTTGGAAATTATGATCCACATCAGAAAAAAGCTGTTTTTAAGGCAGAAAAAATAAAGGAATGGATAGCAAAAGGAGCCCAGGTTTCTGATAGTGTTTATAATCTTTTTATTAGAGAAGGTGTTATTGAAGGAAAGAAGCGGTCAATAAAAATGGAAAAACCAAAAACTAAGGAAATCCCAGCTGAGCCAGTTGAAGAAGAAGCAAAGACAGAAGAGCCTAAAGTTGAGGAAACCAAATCCGAGAATCCTGTTGCTGAAATTAAAGAAGAAATAAAGACTGAAGAGCCTAAAGTTGAAACTGTTAAAGAAATAATTGCTGAAATTAAAGAAGAAGTAAAACCTGAAGAACCTAAGATTGAGGAAGCTGTTAAATAA